ATGAGGGGATCTACAAGAATACCGGCGTATCCCTGCAGGTACATTACTTGTGGCATACACCGCTTTTCAATTCCGAGGCCGTTCATGTCTATTATGGATTGGGCGGGCAGCTCAACAGCCGCAGGTCTTATCCCAAAAGGCTGAATGGAAACCATGAAAAGGACATCTCTCTTGGCGGTTCGGCGCTCGCAGGATTCGAATACTATATCCCGGATAACCGCATTTCGGTATTTCTGGAAGGCGGGACCTACCTGGAACTGATACCAAGACCATTTTATCTGAGTCCAAATATTTCCGCGGGTATTCGTTTTAATTTGTAATATTCCACAACATACCGGATCAATTGAGCAGGCTAATCCCTGCTTTTTTTATGTAAATTGATCAGGTTTCAATACACATTTCAAAATCAATATCCCGGGGTGTTTAAAGTATATAGTTCTTCGGCAGGCTCAGGTAAGACTTACACACTTACCAAAGAATATCTGAAATTAGCGCTCAGTGCTACTTCTGAGACTTATTTCAAACACATTCTGGCAGTTACCTTCACCAATGCCGCGGCCAACGAGATGAAGGACCGCATTCTTTTGATGTTACGGACATTCTCGGAGCAGCGTCCGGGTGGAGATGTGCATCCGATGATGAAGGATATTATTGCGGAGCTGTTTCCTGATACTGCGTCGGATAAGGAGCTGTTTGAGGCAGCGATCGAATTGCTTTCCCAGCGTGCGCAAAGCGTTTTTGCGCAAATCATGCACCGTTACTCTGATTTCTCGGTCATGACGATCGATAAATTTACCCAGCGGCTGATCAGCAGTTTTACCGATGAGTTGGGCATTCCCTTCGTATTCGAAACACAGCTGGATGCCGATCTGCTGGATGATGCAGTTAACCGGGTGCTGGCACGCATTGGACAGGAGGGAGAGGAAGTTTTGACCGATATTGTTGAGAAATATTATCGGGAAAATGCGGAGGAAGGCAAAAGTTGGGGAACCTTACCTATGCAAATCCGGGACACGTCGGGTACTCTGCTGAATGAGCAGAGCTATCTGCAAATGAAGCGGGTAGCAGATCTGAAAATGGAAGACTGGATCAGCATTCGCAACCAAATGAGAGCATATGTACGTGATCATGAGGCTAGTATGCTGAAACTTTCGCTGAATGCGTTTAGTCTTATCCAATCTACCTACCTGACTGAAAAGGATTTTCATCAAAGCGGAAGGGGCATTTACGGTTATTTTCGCGACCGCTCGGAGAACAAGAAATTGTGGGCAGAGCCGAATTCCTACGTTTACAAGACAATAGGGGAAGGCGTCTGGTATGGCGCGAAAACGGCGGTTTTAATCCGCGACGAGATCGAGCGCATTCGCACCGACCTGGAAAACTATTTTAACCAGATTGAAAACAAGCGGCTGGCGGAATCGGGTAAGATCACCCTCTACAATCAGCTCGATCGCCACATTTATCAGCTGTCGCTTTTAGGAGAAGTCAGGAAAGAATTTGACGCGCTGCTGCGTCAGAACAATCAGGTACACATTTCAGATTTTAACCGCAAGATCGTTGAAATTGTGGCGAAGGAGCCGGTTCCTTTTATTTTTGAAAGGCTGGGCGAAAAGTATAATCACATTTTAGTCGACGAATTTCAGGATACTTCGAAACTGCAATTCGCCAACTTACTTCCGCTTATTGAAAATGCATTGTCGGGCGGCTATTTTAACCTGGTGGTGGGTGATGCAAAACAGTCGATTTACCGGTTCAGGGGCGGAGATATGGATTTGATCCTTCATCTGGCTCAAAACCAGGTAGCGCAACTGGCCTCGGTTTTCGGCTCGGATTCTTTTCACGCTGAGCGCCTGGCAAGCATTGGCAATTATTTGCAGGTCAACCATTTAAAGGTTAACAGGCGAAGTTTTCGTGAAGTGACCGCGTTCAATAATGATTTCTTTGGTTTCGTCGCAGATCTGCTTGGAGAAGAATATCCGCTGATCAGGGAGGTTTATGACCAGAATTTCCAGCAGGAAATACCTGATAATGCACAAACGGGCGGACACGTGGAAGTAGAATTTCTGGAAATGAAAGATCCTTTCGACGAAGGGGGCGAGACGGAAAACGCAGCCGACGGTATGGTGCGGAGATCTATTGAGCTTATCGGTCAGCTCCGTGCGCAGGGGTTCGACTGGCGGGATATTGCAGTACTTTGCAGGCGCAAGAAAGAGGCAGCAGCACTTGCCAATTTTATGAAAGAAGCTGGTTATCCGTTGATTTCCGACGACGCGCTATCTCTGAGCTATTCGCGCTCTGTGCATTTTATCGTGTCATTTATGAAGGTATTGCACAGCGCAGACCATCGTCTGGCACGTTACGAAGCAGCTTATCTCTTTCACCACGTGATCAAAAAGGAAAGTCCGGGACCCGCCGACTACGAGCAGATACGGCTTTTATGCGAAGAGCGTGGATTGGATTCATTTCTTGAATACTTCAAAAAATGGGACATCAGTCTTACATCTTTCCGTTTGCGCCAGCTCTCGGTTTTTGAACTCGGCGAGCAGTTAATGAAGCGGTTCGGAATGCTCGAAAGCGGGTTTGAAACCGAATATCTTTTCCGCTTTCTCGATGTAGTCCACGAATTCGGAAACCGGAAAACCAATCATCTGGGCGATTTTCTAACCTATTGGGATTCGGCGCGGCATAAGCTTTCCATCACTATTCCCGAAGGCACTGATGCGGTCAGGATCACTACAATTCACAAATCGAAAGGGCTGGAATACCCGGTCGTGATCATTCCGTATGCCAACTGGAAGGTTACACCCAATGCAAGGCTCGATAAATTGTGGGTTGATCTGGAAAAAATTGATTATGAAGAGTTTAAAGTTGATGGAGCTCCATCTTATGCTGGCAGAGGGCTAAAAACATCACTGGTATCAGTGGTGAAGGATCTTGAAAATACGCCGGTTGCGGCGCAATACCAAACTGAAAAGACGCGGGTATTGGTCGAAAACCTCAACCTGCTTTACGTTGCACTGACCCGGCCGGTACAGCGGTTGTACATACTGGCCAAAAGGGAGCGGAACTGGAACACCGGACAGCAAATTAATAACTGGCTGAAAGAATACTTCTCGCGGCAGGATTTCAAGCCGGAATGGGATGAAAACATATCGGTATATACCATAGCGGAAGGTAATGCGGCTCCCTGTCATGCACACGTTAAGTCAAACGCGGAGCCGTTTTTGATGCAAAAAGTGCTGAGTAACGACCGCTCCGACTCCATGCGGCTCCGGAGAATGGCAGACCGGATATTCGATATCCATACTTTCGAAGCCAAGCGCGACCGCGTTCAGAAAATGAAATATCTTTTCACCCGGATGAGGACAGTTTCCGATCTCAATCCAACCTTGGGGAAGCTGGTTGGTGAAGGCATTTTAACCCAGAAAGAGACTTCGGAAATGAACGCTGCTGCCAGTCGAATTTTAGGGAATGAACAGATTAATTCGTTGTATAACAATGAAAACCGGGTGCAGTTTGGCAAAGAGCTGCTGATTCCCGGTGGCAAGCTTCTGCATATTGATAGAGCTGTTCAAACGCCAGACGGGACATTTGTATTCATGCTTTTTTCGGCGGCAAAGGATACCGCAGAACCTGAGAGAAATCTTAGGAGAGTTATAAAAGCATTTGCATCTACCGGCAAAAGTTCGAAAGGCGTAATCGTGAATCTTGACGATGAAGTAGTAAAATGGGTGGATCTTTTATAACAATTGAATAATTTTCACCTTGTATTATTATTTGTCACTTTCTGATCGAATTAGTTTCTGATTGTTACGTAGTTAAATATGTGACAAAACCGGTACTTAATGCCGCCGACAGGCTGTAAATGAATATTTTTTCCTGATATTCACGAAATTATTTCAGCTCCGGCCTCATTCTACGACTTCAGATTTGTATGCGATTATCCTTTCAGCGACAGGTTTTCCTTGGGATTGCTTTCTCTATTATACTCGTGCTGGTAGTCGGCTTTACCTCTTATAATGCAATTAAAATACAACTCGAAAATACAGGATGGGTGTATCATACCAGGGAGGTAATGCGCGTGTCGAGTTCATTAAAAAACCAGCTTCTTGCTTCCGAAGCCAATGTGCGCGGCCTCGCAATCACACGTCACGGTTCCTTTGAAGCCAATTATGCGCAATCGGCGGATAAGGTATGGTCCGAGCTGGATGCGCTGCGAAAGCTCGTACGCGACAACCAGATCCAGGCTGCCCGTGTAGATTCCCTGTCAATTTTGCTGCACGCCAGGATGGATTTGATGGCTCGTCAGTACGATATTCTTAAAAGTGGTAGCTATGAGCAGGATACCATCAGAAAACTGGTTTTGGCGGGCAAGAATGTATCGTCCCTGCTTGAATTTAATTTCCGCCGAATCGAAAATTTGGAAGAAGGTTTGCTGGCGGAACGAGAGCAAAATGCGGCAGTAAGCTCGTCAGAAGCAAAGCAATACATACTGATGGGCTGCTCAGCATTTTTATTCGTGATCGTGCTGCTGTATTATTTTATCCGGCGTACCTACAATGCACAGACCGCTTCTGAAAAACTGACATTGGAGGCAAACAGGCAATTGGAACGGTTGTCTCTGGAAGATCAGGAGAAAAACTGGATACTTGACGCAGCGGTAAAATCTGCCGAAACCGTGCGCGGTGAGCCGACGCTCGATCTGCTCTCTGGAAAACTGATCACCAAGCTGGTGGAGCTAACCGGTGCACATGCGGCTGCGATGTACCTGGTTACGCGGGGTGGCGACAAAATGGAGCTGACTGCTTCTTACGGAATCTCCGCTACCGACCAGGTGCCGGGTTCATTTGATATCGGAGACGGTTGGCTCGGCCAGCTGGCTGCCGATAAGGTTGGATTCCGAAAACTGGATGTTTCGCCGGCGTTTTTTGCATTAAAGACTTCTTTGGGAACACTAGCGGAGGGTGCCGTTTTGGTCAAAACGATCTCGTTTCAGGGACAAGTGAAGGCACTTATTGAAATTGGTTACGTAAAGGATCCGGGACAGAAGGTTGTCAGGGTTCTTGAAATGATATCGGACAGCGTGGCAGTAGCGATCATGGCCGCACGGGCCAGGGAGGTTGCTAACGAGCTTTTGGAAAAAACACAGTTGCAGGCAGAAGAGCTGGAAAGTCAGCAGGAAGAATTGCGCGTTACTAATGAAGAGCTGATCAGGCAGACGTCGCTTTTGCAGGTTTCCGATGAGGAGCTCCGGTTACAGCAGGAAGAGCTGAAGCAAATCAATACAGAGCTTGAAGAAAAGGCATTTCTGCTGGAAGAACAAAAAGGAACCCTTGAAGCCGCGCGTGACCAGATTCAGATCAAGGCCGATGAACTTGAAAAAAGCGGCAGGTTCAAAAGTGAATTTTTGGCTAATATGAGCCACGAACTGCGCACACCGCTGAATAGTATCCTTATTTTATCAAGAATTCTGGGAGAAAATAAAGGATTGCGGATGAGCGAGGAAGAGCAGCGTTATGCGAACGTGATCTACAACTCCGGAAATGACCTGCTGACGCTGATTAACGATATTCTGGATCTGGCAAAGGTCGAATCGGGGAAAATCGAGCTAGTCAATGAAGAAGTGAATGTGGGTCTGATCCTGGCGGAGTTGACAAATACTTTTCACAAGGTCGCTGAAAACAAAGGCCTTCACCTTCGTATCGAAAAGGAGGCATCCTGTCCCGAAATCCTGTTTGTCGACCACGTCCGACTTCTGCAGATCGTCCGGAACCTATTATCCAATGCGATCAAATTCACGTCTGCGCCGGGCACGGTTTCGCTCCTGATCAGCCAGGAGTCGGGGTATTATCATTTCACAGTATCGGATACCGGCATTGGTATTCCTCTCGAAAAGCAAAAAGCTATTTTTGAAGCTTTCCAGCAGGCCGACGGTTCTACGAGCCGGAAGTATGGCGGCACCGGTTTGGGCTTATCCATCAGCCGTGAGTTGGCGAATCTGTTCAAAGGATCGATTTCATTAAAAAGTGAACCGGGGGAAGGTTCTGTTTTCACGCTTAAAATTCCTGTCAGCTCCGTCGACAACGAAAAGGTCGAAACGAACTCACCGAAACCTGAAAATAAGGTAAGCGAATCCACGTCCGAACCTGTTTCGCAACTGAAAGAAAACAGGCTGTTATTGATAGAGGACGATGAAGTATTTGCGGCAGATATGTCGGCAAAAGCGCGCGATAGCGGTTTTGAGGTTAGATTAGCTACTGACGGGAAAAGCGGGCTGGAACTGGTGAAAACCTTTAATCCAACTGCAATCATACTGGATATGAACCTGCCGGATATGTCAGGCGACGAGGTTTTGAAAGAACTTAAGTCAGACACACGCACGAGCCTGATCCCGGTACATACCATTTCTTCGGGCGATTATTTTGATGCAGATATGCTCAAAGGCGGCGCGATCGGTTTTATGCAAAAGCCGGTTGACCAGAAATCTGCGGTCGATATATTCAATTTGCTTAAACTCGAAGGGAAGGATCTTGAAAAACAGAGAATCCTGCTGATCGAAGACGATGCCTACCAAAGCAAGTACCTGGGAGATTTTCTCAGCAGCAACAACATATTTGTACTTTACGCCTATTCAGGTAAGGAGGCCCTTGCTGTTTTGGAAAAACAACCCATTGACGGTATTATCCTGGATGTCAGACTCTCTGATATGAATGGCCTGGACCTGCTCGACGAGATCAAGAGAAATCCTGCGTTGAATGAATTGCCTGTGGTAGTGAACACCGCCGAAGACCTTTCAATGACCGACCTGGGCCGGGTAATGAAGTATTCTCATCCGGTTGTGATCAAAACCAAGAAGTCCAATGAGCGGCTGCTTGATGAAGTCAAGTTGTTTTTAAAGAGAATAACACCGAAGGTTCCCGTGTCACAGGAATCGAAAATGCATGACAACGGAAGTAGCGCAGTATATTCAGAGCACGCTTTTGTAGGGCGGAAAATACTGGTTGCAGACGATGATATGCGTAATATTTTTGCTTTGAGCGCTGTTTTGGAGGAGTCAGGTTTCAAGATCGAGATTGCAACCAATGGAAAAGAGGCGATACAAAAACTGGAAGAACATGCGGATATAGAGCTGGTTCTGATGGATGTGATGATGCCGGAAATGGACGGAATAGAGGCTACGAAGATCATCAGGACGCACAGCAGCTGGGCCTCGCTTCCGATTATTGCAGTTACGGCGAAGGCAATGCAGGGTGACCGGGAGCAATGTCTGGCCGCCGGCGCCAACGATTACATTTCCAAGCCGGTAGATATAGACAAGCTGCTTGCGCTCATCAAAGTCTGGCTACATTCCGCCTGATCATGGTTTTAATTGAATATGCACACCTGGAAATTTTGATCACGCAAATCAGGGAAGCGTCGGGATTTGACTTCTCAG
This Dyadobacter sp. UC 10 DNA region includes the following protein-coding sequences:
- a CDS encoding UvrD-helicase domain-containing protein — its product is MFKVYSSSAGSGKTYTLTKEYLKLALSATSETYFKHILAVTFTNAAANEMKDRILLMLRTFSEQRPGGDVHPMMKDIIAELFPDTASDKELFEAAIELLSQRAQSVFAQIMHRYSDFSVMTIDKFTQRLISSFTDELGIPFVFETQLDADLLDDAVNRVLARIGQEGEEVLTDIVEKYYRENAEEGKSWGTLPMQIRDTSGTLLNEQSYLQMKRVADLKMEDWISIRNQMRAYVRDHEASMLKLSLNAFSLIQSTYLTEKDFHQSGRGIYGYFRDRSENKKLWAEPNSYVYKTIGEGVWYGAKTAVLIRDEIERIRTDLENYFNQIENKRLAESGKITLYNQLDRHIYQLSLLGEVRKEFDALLRQNNQVHISDFNRKIVEIVAKEPVPFIFERLGEKYNHILVDEFQDTSKLQFANLLPLIENALSGGYFNLVVGDAKQSIYRFRGGDMDLILHLAQNQVAQLASVFGSDSFHAERLASIGNYLQVNHLKVNRRSFREVTAFNNDFFGFVADLLGEEYPLIREVYDQNFQQEIPDNAQTGGHVEVEFLEMKDPFDEGGETENAADGMVRRSIELIGQLRAQGFDWRDIAVLCRRKKEAAALANFMKEAGYPLISDDALSLSYSRSVHFIVSFMKVLHSADHRLARYEAAYLFHHVIKKESPGPADYEQIRLLCEERGLDSFLEYFKKWDISLTSFRLRQLSVFELGEQLMKRFGMLESGFETEYLFRFLDVVHEFGNRKTNHLGDFLTYWDSARHKLSITIPEGTDAVRITTIHKSKGLEYPVVIIPYANWKVTPNARLDKLWVDLEKIDYEEFKVDGAPSYAGRGLKTSLVSVVKDLENTPVAAQYQTEKTRVLVENLNLLYVALTRPVQRLYILAKRERNWNTGQQINNWLKEYFSRQDFKPEWDENISVYTIAEGNAAPCHAHVKSNAEPFLMQKVLSNDRSDSMRLRRMADRIFDIHTFEAKRDRVQKMKYLFTRMRTVSDLNPTLGKLVGEGILTQKETSEMNAAASRILGNEQINSLYNNENRVQFGKELLIPGGKLLHIDRAVQTPDGTFVFMLFSAAKDTAEPERNLRRVIKAFASTGKSSKGVIVNLDDEVVKWVDLL
- a CDS encoding response regulator, giving the protein MRLSFQRQVFLGIAFSIILVLVVGFTSYNAIKIQLENTGWVYHTREVMRVSSSLKNQLLASEANVRGLAITRHGSFEANYAQSADKVWSELDALRKLVRDNQIQAARVDSLSILLHARMDLMARQYDILKSGSYEQDTIRKLVLAGKNVSSLLEFNFRRIENLEEGLLAEREQNAAVSSSEAKQYILMGCSAFLFVIVLLYYFIRRTYNAQTASEKLTLEANRQLERLSLEDQEKNWILDAAVKSAETVRGEPTLDLLSGKLITKLVELTGAHAAAMYLVTRGGDKMELTASYGISATDQVPGSFDIGDGWLGQLAADKVGFRKLDVSPAFFALKTSLGTLAEGAVLVKTISFQGQVKALIEIGYVKDPGQKVVRVLEMISDSVAVAIMAARAREVANELLEKTQLQAEELESQQEELRVTNEELIRQTSLLQVSDEELRLQQEELKQINTELEEKAFLLEEQKGTLEAARDQIQIKADELEKSGRFKSEFLANMSHELRTPLNSILILSRILGENKGLRMSEEEQRYANVIYNSGNDLLTLINDILDLAKVESGKIELVNEEVNVGLILAELTNTFHKVAENKGLHLRIEKEASCPEILFVDHVRLLQIVRNLLSNAIKFTSAPGTVSLLISQESGYYHFTVSDTGIGIPLEKQKAIFEAFQQADGSTSRKYGGTGLGLSISRELANLFKGSISLKSEPGEGSVFTLKIPVSSVDNEKVETNSPKPENKVSESTSEPVSQLKENRLLLIEDDEVFAADMSAKARDSGFEVRLATDGKSGLELVKTFNPTAIILDMNLPDMSGDEVLKELKSDTRTSLIPVHTISSGDYFDADMLKGGAIGFMQKPVDQKSAVDIFNLLKLEGKDLEKQRILLIEDDAYQSKYLGDFLSSNNIFVLYAYSGKEALAVLEKQPIDGIILDVRLSDMNGLDLLDEIKRNPALNELPVVVNTAEDLSMTDLGRVMKYSHPVVIKTKKSNERLLDEVKLFLKRITPKVPVSQESKMHDNGSSAVYSEHAFVGRKILVADDDMRNIFALSAVLEESGFKIEIATNGKEAIQKLEEHADIELVLMDVMMPEMDGIEATKIIRTHSSWASLPIIAVTAKAMQGDREQCLAAGANDYISKPVDIDKLLALIKVWLHSA